One Silene latifolia isolate original U9 population chromosome 4, ASM4854445v1, whole genome shotgun sequence DNA segment encodes these proteins:
- the LOC141652413 gene encoding protein SIEVE ELEMENT OCCLUSION B-like, producing MPTEFEKLKSLHEDLIRSLFTTKDRERALETINNKLSNQADVVEIMRVLATDEDEDMPPLYHGETKRMDQLDVLRGKRVLLLISRIDIPSEDIESIKRVTIDTGEDEIVWMPVINYSIAGLEYRVKNELETLKILRNSMSWYSVQPSMVTDDAIHFFEHKWGFKGTPILILLSPSGEVLRYDILDMVRIWQNLSVDNLTYDMEAQLWEKETWNLKLLVNDIVDPIIQKWIREERYIIVYGGNDVDWIRRFTRQAHSIASNLRARIEIVYVGNRHNKDLGRRVQNVILTEQLSHCLPESSMAYFWTRFDSMITSKRRFSDKDGCLLQEMLRFHHHKEWVLLARGSTILVNGTGQIALNALEDMEKWRTKLLQS from the exons ATGCCAACAGAATTTGAAAAACTCAAATCACTCCATGAAGACCTAATACGCTCATTATTTACGACAAAGGATCGTGAAA GGGCACTTGAAACTATTAATAACAAATTATCAAATCAGGCTGACGTTGTTGAAATCATGAGAGTTCTAGCCACAGATGAAGATGAAGACATGCCTCCATTGTACCATGGTGAGACCAAGAGAATG GATCAACTTGACGTCTTGAGGGGGAAACGTGTGTTGTTACTCATCTCTAGGATAGACATTCCTTCTGAAGATATAGAAAGTATTAAGCGTGTCACCATTGACACTGGAGAAGATGAAATAGTATGGATGCCCGTTATAAACTACTCGATTGCAGGGTTAGAGTACCGTGTCAAGAATGAGCTAGAGACCTTGAAAATTTTGCGAAATTCCATGTCATGGTACTCGGTCCAACCTTCAATGGTGACAGACGATGCAATTCACTTCTTCGAACATAAATGGGGTTTCAAAGGTACGCCTATCCTTATTCTTTTAAGTCCCTCGGGAGAAGTACTGAGATATGATATACTCGATATGGTGCGGATTTGGCAAAACCTTTCCGTTGATAACCTTACGTATGATATGGAGGCACAACTGTGGGAGAAAGAAACATGGAACCTAAAGCTTCTTGTAAATGACATTGTTGATCCCATCATCCAAAAATGG ATTCGAGAAGAAAGATACATTATAGTGTATGGGGGCAATGACGTAGACTGGATACGAAGGTTCACAAGACAAGCACATTCTATAGCAAGTAATTTACGGGCCCGTATAGAGATAGTTTATGTGGGAAATAGGCACAACAAAGACCTTGGTCGCAGGGTGCAAAATGTAATATTGACTGAACAACTGAGCCATTGTTTACCTGAATCAAGCATGGCATATTTTTGGACACGATTTGATAGCATGATAACATCCAAAAGAAGGTTTAGTGATAAAGATGGCTGCCTATTACAAGAGATGTTAAGATTTCACCACCATAAAGAATGGGTTTTACTTGCGAGAGGGTCAACAATCTTAGTCAATGGGACTGGACAAATTGCTTTGAATGCCCTTGAGGATATGGAGAAATGGAGGACCAAGTTGTTACAATCATAG